GTCGATCTCGGCGACGTCGACGCGGGCGCACTCGGGCGCAACCTCGGCGTTCCCTACACGGATATCCCCGATCCGTTCGGCTGCTGTGACTCCTACGGCGACCACTTCGCGACCATCATCCAGGACAGCGCCGACGCGCTCGACGTTCCGATCGACCTGCTCTCGGACACGGACCTGTACGAGAGCGGCGACCTCGAGGCGGTCACCCGCTACGTCCTCGAACACCAGGACCGGGCACGCGAGGTCCTCGCCGAGTACCAGGACAAGGTCGACGCGGACTACGTTCCGTTCAACCCGATCTGCGAGGAGTGCGGGAAGATTACGGAGACGGTGACGAGCGTCGATTTAGACGCAGGTGACGCTGGCACTGTCGACTACGAGTGCACCGACATGGACGCCGGCGATCGCACGATCGAGGGCTGTGGCCACGAGGGCACCGCGACGCTGCGCGAGGGCAAACTCCCCTGGCGCTTCGAGTGGCCCGCCCAGTGGCAGGTGCTGGGCGTCGATTTCGAACCGTTCGGCAAGGACCACGCCGAGGGGTCTTGGCCCAGCGGGCAGGACGTCGCGCGCAACGTCCTCGGGATCGAACCGCCAGTTCCGATGGTCTACGAGTGGTTCACCCTCGATGGCGAGCCGTTCTCCTCCTCCGAGGGGAACGTGATCCTCGTCTCGGAGGTGCTCGAACTGCTCGAACCCGAAGTCCTGCGGTACTTCTTCGCGAAGGACCCCGCGAAGGCGCGGGACTTCAGCATCGAACGCCTCGACCAGCTGGTCGACGAGTTCGATCGACTCGAGGCCGTCTACTTCGGCGAGATCGAGGCCGACGAGGACGAGCAGGCCTTCGCCGATCGCGTCTACCCCCTCGTCGTCGAAGAACCCAGGGCGGAGCGCGTCCGCCTTCCCTACACCTTCGCTGCGGTGCTCGGCATGACGGACGACCCCGACTTGCGCGAGGAGATCGCCCGCCGGGAGGGACACATCCCCGAGGACGCCCCCGAGTGGGCCGTCGAGGGAGCTCTCGATCGGGTCGAAAAGGCCCGAAACTGGGCGCGCCGGACCGAAAACGAGTTCGACTACGAACTCAAGCGCACCGAGATTCCGGACCACGACTTCGACAGTGCCACGGAGGACGCGCTCGCGGAACTCGCCGACTTCATCGAGGCCGGTCACGAACCCGACGAGATCCAGGGCGAGATCTACGAGACCGCGAAGCGCCACGACGTCGACGTCGGTGACTTCTTCGCCGCCGGCTACCGGCTCTTCTTCGACGAGGAGCAGGGGCCGAAACTCGGCCCCTTCCTCGCGAAGGTCGATCGGGAGTTCGTCGTCGACCGGCTTCGACGCGAGCGATAGCGCGGACGTCGGTTTCGAGGGGGAGTCCGATCGATACCGGGTTCGATTTCGGCCGCCAGACGACAGCCGTATTCGATTCCGGCAGCCAGACGACAGCCGTATTCGATTCCGGCAGCCAGACAAAAGCCATTTGAGAACGCCTCCCGGACTTACGGTCGATGGAACACGCCGTCCCCCTCTTCGTCTCGCCACCCGAACTCTTCGGTTCGGAACTCCTCACGTGGGCCGCCATCGGGCTCGCCATCTACTGGCTCGGGATCGTCCTGCTCCGACAGATGGATCTCTTGCCCGGTTTCGTCGCGACCCAGGGTCCGATCCTGACGATTCACACGAAACGAGGCCGGGCGTTTCTCACCAGGCTCGCGCGGCCGAAGCGATTCTGGCGCGCGTGGGCGAACCTCGGGATCGGCATCTCGCTCGTGGTGATGGTGGGCATGTTCGTCTTTCTGCTCTCGGCCGCGCTGACCTCACTCACGTCGCCACAGGTCTCCTCGACCGTTCAGCAACCCCGGAACGTCCTCGTCATCCCCGGCGTCAACGACTTCCTGCCGCTCTCGGCGACCCCCGGAATCGTCATCGGCTTGCTCGTCGGCCTGGTGGTCCACGAGGGCGGCCACGGCCTGCTCTGTCGCGTCGAGGACATCGACATCGATTCGATGGGCGTCGCGATGCTCGCGATCCTCCCGATCGGGGCGTTCGTCGAACCCGACGAGGAGAGCAGCAAGTCGGCCTCCCGCGGCGGCCAGACGCGGATGTTCGCCGCCGGCGTCACCAACAACTTCGCGATCACGCTCCTCGCCTTCGCGCTGCTGTTCGGGCCGATCGCCGGTTCGATCGCCGTCGCACCCGGGGCCGCGGTCGGTGGCGTCGCGTCCGACTCGCCCGCCGCCGACGCCGGCATCGAGCCCAACGACCGGATCACGGCGATCGACGGCCAGCCCGTCGAGTCGAACGCCGACCTCGCGGACCGGATCGAGGCCGCCGAGGGCGACCAGCTCTCGGTCGAACTCAACGGCGAGGAGACGGTCCCCGTCGATCGATCGCTGCTCGTCACCGCGGCGATGGACGACGGCCCGACGGGACTCGCCGTCGGGGACGCGATCCTCGCCGTCGACGGCGAGGCGGTCGCGACAGAACGCGGCTTCTACGACGCCGTCGGCGACGACGAGGTCGTTACCCTCACGGTCGAACGGGGCGACTCCGACGAACAGGTCGATCTCGAGGTGCCGATCGGGGCCGCAGTCACGGTGATCGAGGACGAACCGCTCGCGGGGACGATCGGACCGATCGAGGGTCCGTTCGTCGTCACCTCCTTCGACGGCGAGCGGATCCACAGTTACGCCGACCTCCAGTCGGCGCTCGACGAGACGAACGCGGGCCAGGAGGTCACCGTCGTCGGCTACCACGACGGCGAGCGCGAGGAAACGACCGTCACCCTCGGCGAGCACAGCCAGTCCGACAACGGCTTCCTGGGTATCTCCCCGAACCCCGGCGTCTCCGGGCTGACGGTGAGCGACCTCGGCGTCCAGCTCTATCCCGCCGACGAGTACCTCGCCATGCTGGGCGGCGACGGCGAAACCCGGTTCGGCCCGATCACCGACAGCTTCCTCGGGAAGATCGGACTCGCACTGCTCTTGCCGATCATCGGCATCGCGGGCGGCCTCCCGTTCAACTTCGCCGGCTTCACGGGCGGGATCGAGAACTTCTACGAGGCCCAGGGGGCACTCGCCGCGTTCGGGGACGGCACCGTCTTCGTCCTCGCGAACGTACTGTTCTGGACCGGCTGGATCAACGTTCAACTCGGCTTCTTCAACTGTATTCCCGCCTTCCCGCTGGACGGCGGCCACATCCTCCGGACCAGTACGGAGGCGATCGTCTCCCGGCTGCCGATCGATCCGACCCGGGGGATGGTTCGCATGGTGACGACCTCCGTCGGACTCACGATGCTGGTCAGCTTCCTCGCGATGCTGTTCGCGCCGGGACTGCTCGCGGGCTAATCGGCTCCCGCTGTTGGCGATCGTTCCCGTCGCTCAATCCTCGGGCTCGATCCCGTGGCGATCGTAGAACTCCTCGGGCGTGTCCTCGATGCGTTCGAACTCCGTATCGAAGTAGTGCTCGTGGTGGCGAACGACCTGTTCGACGACCCACTGGCTGAACGTCTCGTCGAACCGCCACTCGCCGTCTCGGTCGGGAATCTCGAACCGATCGTCCGTCGCGAACGCGGCGTAGACGTGGAAGAAGCCGAGGATGACGTCGGCGAAGTCGCGGGCCTTCTCGGCGCTGCTCTCCCGGCGTTCCGCGAGTTCCTCGGCCCCCGAATCGGTGAGTTCGAAGTACTTCCGATCGGGTTCGTCCTCGCGTTCGATCCGCTCGGCCCACCCCTTCTCCTCGAACTTGTAGAGGATGGGA
The nucleotide sequence above comes from Halosolutus halophilus. Encoded proteins:
- the lysS gene encoding lysine--tRNA ligase — protein: MSSEQDDGTTDSEGAPDAESPYTLQREDGDDARHAFWADAVADRVEARVADQREATDSTSGEERPASREPDQPIVIKGGISPSGVPHLGNVNEIMRGYYVAEVLRERGHEVRQVFTADDRDPLRKLPRTLCDLEGNLVDLGDVDAGALGRNLGVPYTDIPDPFGCCDSYGDHFATIIQDSADALDVPIDLLSDTDLYESGDLEAVTRYVLEHQDRAREVLAEYQDKVDADYVPFNPICEECGKITETVTSVDLDAGDAGTVDYECTDMDAGDRTIEGCGHEGTATLREGKLPWRFEWPAQWQVLGVDFEPFGKDHAEGSWPSGQDVARNVLGIEPPVPMVYEWFTLDGEPFSSSEGNVILVSEVLELLEPEVLRYFFAKDPAKARDFSIERLDQLVDEFDRLEAVYFGEIEADEDEQAFADRVYPLVVEEPRAERVRLPYTFAAVLGMTDDPDLREEIARREGHIPEDAPEWAVEGALDRVEKARNWARRTENEFDYELKRTEIPDHDFDSATEDALAELADFIEAGHEPDEIQGEIYETAKRHDVDVGDFFAAGYRLFFDEEQGPKLGPFLAKVDREFVVDRLRRER
- a CDS encoding site-2 protease family protein, with protein sequence MEHAVPLFVSPPELFGSELLTWAAIGLAIYWLGIVLLRQMDLLPGFVATQGPILTIHTKRGRAFLTRLARPKRFWRAWANLGIGISLVVMVGMFVFLLSAALTSLTSPQVSSTVQQPRNVLVIPGVNDFLPLSATPGIVIGLLVGLVVHEGGHGLLCRVEDIDIDSMGVAMLAILPIGAFVEPDEESSKSASRGGQTRMFAAGVTNNFAITLLAFALLFGPIAGSIAVAPGAAVGGVASDSPAADAGIEPNDRITAIDGQPVESNADLADRIEAAEGDQLSVELNGEETVPVDRSLLVTAAMDDGPTGLAVGDAILAVDGEAVATERGFYDAVGDDEVVTLTVERGDSDEQVDLEVPIGAAVTVIEDEPLAGTIGPIEGPFVVTSFDGERIHSYADLQSALDETNAGQEVTVVGYHDGEREETTVTLGEHSQSDNGFLGISPNPGVSGLTVSDLGVQLYPADEYLAMLGGDGETRFGPITDSFLGKIGLALLLPIIGIAGGLPFNFAGFTGGIENFYEAQGALAAFGDGTVFVLANVLFWTGWINVQLGFFNCIPAFPLDGGHILRTSTEAIVSRLPIDPTRGMVRMVTTSVGLTMLVSFLAMLFAPGLLAG
- a CDS encoding PadR family transcriptional regulator, producing MRKSGPPKGVIAYLVLELLEEKPRYGYEILKEIREISGGHWEPSYGSVYPILYKFEEKGWAERIEREDEPDRKYFELTDSGAEELAERRESSAEKARDFADVILGFFHVYAAFATDDRFEIPDRDGEWRFDETFSQWVVEQVVRHHEHYFDTEFERIEDTPEEFYDRHGIEPED